The nucleotide sequence aaaaaaagtgatactGACAAATGCCACATTTTATTGCTCAAAAATGCAGATTACGCTGGAAATCCAAGCAAGGAAAATCTAGATTAAGAAAATGTTCTAGAAGAGGAAATATTCTAGTTCAGAGGAAAACCCTCTGTAGCTCAAGAAAGATCTTCCTCCAACTCCTTCTGCTCCTTAGATTCCGGCTACTCTGTGATGCAATAGGAAGAATCAATACtgacctgggagtcaggaaacccGGATCTTGTCTCTGTCAAGAGCTCTTTGTAACCTTTCCCCTCTCTAATGAGAATCATCTTCCCTGTCcaggtcccagtttcctcatctgtaaaaaaaagttCTGACTAGACGACCTCTAcggttccttctaattctatcATTTTGATTCTAAGCACCAATAAGCCAAAATCTCCTTCTGTCTGAAAAACAAACAGCCTTCCTTTCTAGGTTTAGGTCTGACACTCTCAGCAGCCCCAGAGGATGGTGTCTGCTCACTTTATGAAGGTTGCTTTCTCAGGGATTTTGGTATACACTAGCAAACCAGAACAAAGCACAGGAAAAAGGTGTCACTAACATCCAATCTAAACTTCACCTGAATTCCCTAAGTAACTGCCTGAGCTACAGTAAATATAGGTAGGTGAACAAGACAAGAGGCAAATGTAAGCCTGATGGGGGGAATTGCCACCACCAGATTCCTCTGTATACTGCAACTTTCCATAGCAGGTGGGGGTCCCTGCTGCTTaggttttatttgatttttttaaagcaaaaataaatgtttttttcaaaagGTGAAAGACTGAGAAATCTCCACTTCACTCTAGGAGGTAGAATGGTCTTTTATTCACTGCATATAcaaaaagatgggaaaatattgcaaacacAGGAAAGTATTTGTTGTCCTGAACAAACGTAGCATTTTCAACACGTTCTTCCGATCCTGTGTGAGCCACTTATGGCTGAGAGTCACTGTAGTAATCGGTGAATTGAAAAATGGCCTCTCTAAGAGGAATAGGGCCTACTACCTCCTTGAAGCCACATCTGCCTTTCTCCAAAAAGTCAAATTCCATTTTATCCTTAAATACCTTACTGAGACTAAGCTTGTCTTGGCTCTACATACAATGATTGCTCCATACAAAAAAGCATGCCTGTTTCTGCAAAGTTAACCACACCATGACTATGATACTTGGGAGGTCTGGTGCCTCCTTCTAGAAAAGTATTAATGCCTCACTGAAAATAGTTTTCCACCTCTAGTGATACTATCCAGGATGCCTATAGCCCAATGAGGAGAGTTTGATATCAGTCCACTGCTTGGCCCCTCCTGGCGACATGGCTCCTGTGATTATGGCTAGTGTTATATCTAAGACAACATTACTCTTTATTGCTTGAGATGCACCAGTTCAGTAGTGTTCTTACTTATACAATCAATAGTGGGGCCTCTGAGAGCAGGCATAAAATATTACATAGGGATTAATCAATCAATCCCTTTGCACCCAGAGAGGGATAAGGCCTGGACCCCTGCAAGGACCTACATGAGTTCTTCTGAAATTTTTAACAGTGATAGGTCCTTGTTTCCCATAGAGACTAATAATGCTGATCAACTATTGCCACTATTGCCATCAGTGGCCTGGATGTCAGTTAAGGACACTGATGAGTGACAGTAAGGAGCCAACTAGGCCACAGGACACAAAGAGGCAGGGAGGTCAGTTAgatcattgtttttaaaaaaattacaaaactgcAACATCAGCAACAAATCCCCAAAGGTTCCAAATGGTCAAAAACCCACAGGACAAGGTGAATTCAAGTGAGCAATGACCTTGCAAGTGGGGAAGTTTAGGGTACAAATTCTcctagaaacacacacacaatggCTTAGTTTGAGAGTCCAGCTcccaatgagtttatattcttaCATGTTAAGTCCAAAGCCCTTGAGAGATGGAAGATGGCAGAGATAATCTGTTCTCAGCACATAACTCCCAGATCTACCTGGACTCAATAAGTAATTAAAATTGCAGCAAGGAGGAAGATAAACACCTTCCCACAAGGTAAAATCTTCTGAAATATTAGCAGAGGACTCAATAAAGAACCCATATCCTCACTCCCACCAAGCTCATCCAGTACAATTTACTGCATAAGTCTATCTTACACTTTGGTTGGGCTGGCCTCTAGCATGCTCCATGAACTCAGCAGCAACCCCAAAGTTTTTCAGGGCTACAAAGGCAGACCAGAGGGGGTTAGTCTTGTCCCAGCATAGGATAGGATCAAGTAAAACTCTTGCATCAGCTAAGATCAGACCACTGCATAAGATTGAATGATTGCTGTGGGTGATGTGTAGTTTGGAGATAGGTCTGAGAAGGAAAGGTGGTCAATGAGATTAGTGAGTAATCTAGGTAAACAGTTTGTGAGAGAAGAAATGTTTCTAGTCTGGTGTGTGCTTCCTCTCCCTGCTCAGATTTCAATCTGGGACAGATGTTAACGCCCCAATGCAGAGAGGCCTCAACCAGGCCAAAGCAAAGCATATCTGTCCTAAATTTGGGGCAGTACACCAACCACTGACCCATCTCACCCTGGAATCACTGCCAGACAGTAGCATCTCTCAGAAGATGATGCACCAGGTTTGAGGGCTTGGAGGAAGAGAAGATAGAGTAGGGGAAGTACTATTTGAATATGAGAAAGAAGAGCAAGTACACACATTTGAGAAAGAGTAGAAGTAGGGACTTTGGGTTTCAGAGATGGCTGGTGTGATTTCTACTCACATTCCCATAAGTCTGGCTGATAACAGTCATCTTGCTGAGGAATTATGTACTACCAAAGCCATAGCCAAAGAGTCCATTGGGAAAAGTTCAATTTTAGTCAGTTCTAAATTGACCTGAAATACCGTCCACAGAAATGGGTCTTGGGTCACTGAGGGAGCTGTGGGTTCTCCTATAGGAAGGCTCAGGAGTGCTTATCCTCTGTACATCTTAGCATCATGCACCTCCTGCTGACTGAAGGGTCTTGGCTACTCCCTGGCCCTGGAAGGCCAATGAGGGATCACCAAGTGACAGGTGGGATGGCATGGAGAGTGATTTGCATGAAATCTCATGGAAATCCAGAGGTAAGTACAGGGAATATTGCCGGGGCTGCTCCTCCTCCATCACTCCTGCAATGATTTCAGTTTACCCTCCCTCTTGTGTGAAACCTCTTGAGCTCATAGCACAGTGAGATCTGTGGGGAGCACAGTGGCATAACCAGTCATCCTATCCTTGAGCTCCAGCTGACCCCAGTACTACCAGGGTAGAGTCAAAGGAGCTTTTGGGAGGAGAGACATCTTAGATGTTAGTAAGACCTCAAGAATATCTTTTCACTCCAAAGCCTTTCATATCCCAACTGAGATATAAAGAAGAGATTGGAGAAATTGGAAGGTTTTTCCCAATAGCTTATAAGGATCCAGAGCTTTCCAAGTTCTATAACTTGATGCAGGGAATGGGGGAAATCAAAGGATaataggcaaagaggaagaaataggatATTAAGCTATGCCCAAGACCAAGAAAAGTCCTCATTCCCACAGACAGTTCTGGCCCTGACCTCCTGGATCTGACTCCTAGCAAAGGGAGATCAAATTTAAACCCTGGCCACCTTAAAATGTAGCCCTTGCCATCACTGAACCTATACTTTGTGCCTGGTTCATAAATGGCCTTGAATGTCAGTTTGATAGCCATAATAGATGTTATGAGGTTGTTTTGCCCTGTCCTGTATAGCAAGGACAGAATCTAAGGTATCTCTCCTAAAGAACAGGGATGAAAACTTGTTTCAGGCTGGTAGTAGAAGGAAGTAGGTTTTACTTCCATGTCCCTCTACTGGGTCATTATatacttttcaaaatatattaagtATGAAAGTCAATCTGGCATCCAGCTACAACCAGTCTATGGATGCAGGAAACATGAAAGAAACCACCTGCTctgctccatttccaactgaagaACTCACGGCCCAGAGATGCCAGGCAGCCATACTTCCGCCATAGGTCACTGTCTTCCAGACCTGTCTTGTGGTTCATGATTTCTGCTCCAATTCGCTGGAGTGCCTGCCTGCCACAGGCCTTGTCATCTCATCTTTAGCTGACCTGCAGGTCTGGTGGAAGTATGTCTTCAAGGGATAGGGTGAGAAAGATAGAGAGGCAGGAATACCTGTGTTGGTGTTTCCCAAGCACTCGCATCTTagatgctaggcactgtgcaagAGTTCCTACTTCAATATTCTTCTCAACATTGCCATGTGCTGAAGCACAGTCCTTTGTCCACTCCAATCCACTGGGACCCAAGTGCCTGTCCTCCCACAGAAAGAGAAGGTGTGAGGGCCAGGCActggaattagagaagaaagggtCATTTTAAGGCGATAGGAGGAAGGCCCCGATCCTGGACCAGATGCTCACAGCTCCCCTTCAAGGGTTCCTGTCAGTTTTTCCTCATCTGcctgctgcttctgctgctggATCCTTGCATAGGAAATTGCATCACCCCTACAAGGGGAAAAAGGAATCATGAAACCAATAGAGCAATGAGTAAGAAGCAAGAAGTAAACCACAGGTTTCCTTCTGTAGATTGAGGCTGAAGTCAGGACTGACTGAGCTCTAACAAAATTCTATAAGCATTTTTTGGTTCCAAGGAACTTGGTCTCTCACATCAATTTTGTTGGGGACATGTAGGGAGATGCTAACTATTCCTATCATAGGCTGTATTACCTGATTAAGTTTAAACCAAAAACAGATTGACTGACCCTATGCCCAACCTCTCCCATAcattgttatattcaaactctgtgaatctcaccttgattgacaagggagacagctggaagactttggaatgttcccagatgccgtgaggacaggagcaaaggcagttggcctgaggataaAAATACCCTAACAGTAATCTGGGAAGGGTCTTTGGTTTTTGAGGCTCAGGTCTTAggtctttgagctttgaccactgatcctctctgaatctccctagatctttaggcatttgaatcatcattagctattaggtatctgggcctgggaggtgaagagaggaagggagatataagaagaagaagagggtggggctgacatcacaaattgatactaagaaagctgagagaggtCATTGGTATCCGTACCAACTGAGCAGATTgccctctggtttggcagtggccaagctgaaccagaggagtgtgaaaccactagctccagcttactgaaacaacagcctacagtcctgagggattattgatcatagctattagtgacagggtctcctatccccaatccattcctgtttattcctttctctatttaacatcaatagataaaagttttattaagtaccttcctgagtggtcattatatcatgacccttggggagggagcaactcAGTCAGATATCCATCCACCAGACCacaagggtcctgcctgggcactgttatatttagaaagggacttaTATCATCAAACTAAGGTGACTGTGTGGGTGTTcccagtcaccagctacctaggggaatacaaggcacagcttcccaaaccaatatcccctaggagcATAGCAGCAGTATCACAAGAgtcctattttttctttataacagtttttggcaagCCAGCCAGGATGGtctggtggatgggtaaccctttcaggtcccacctgggattggattaattattaatattgggctctaattagccttggatcatgcTCCATCTGACTgagttgctccctccccaagggtcatgacataatgaccactcaggaaggtacttaataaaactttcatctattgatgttaaatagagaaaggaataaacaggaacggattggggataggagaccctgtcactaatagctatgatcaataatccctcaggactgtaggctgttgtttcagtaagctggagctagtggtttcacactcctctggttcagcttggccactgccaaaccagagggcAATCTGCTCAGTTGGTACGGATACCGATGacctctctcagctttcttagtatcaatttgtgatgtcagccccaccctcttcttcttctatctctcttcctcccttcacttcccAGGCCCAGAATcctaatagctaatgatgattcaaatgaGCCTCAAAAACCAAAGACCCCCCCCAGATGACTGTTAGGGTATTTttatcctcaggccaactgcctttgctcctgtcctcacggcatctgggaacattccaaagtcTTCCAACTGTCTTTCTTGTCAATCAAGATGAAACTCAGACTTTGAATATAACAATTGTGATACTCCTATTGTGAAATGGGCCATTTGGATATCAGCTGTTCTATCTCACTGTTGACTCTCATTACTGTCCTTAGTCCCACGTAGCACCAATTCTTATCAAGACTAACCAGCTCAATGGATACAAAACCAGGCCTGAAggctagaggtcctaggttcaaatctagcctcagacacttcttagctatgtggccctgggcaagtcacttaacccccattgcctagcctctataactcttctcccttggaaccaatacttagtattgattctaagatagaaggcaagagttaaaaaaaaaaaaaaaaaaaaaaaaaaagattaaccaCGCACTGATTTCCCACCAGtggggagctggaagggattttagatatcatctagtccgactccctcattttaaagaggtggaaatggaggcccagaaaaTGGAAGGGATTTCTTAAGATTCCTCATCTAGTTAGTGGCAGACCAAATCACAGGTCTGGTACTCTCTTTATAACACTGGAGCTTCCTGGTCTCATCTGGACTCTATACCTAAGCTCTAGGAGTTAGTAAAAAATACTCTGACAGTGAGTCAGAAAACCAGAGAGATCATCAGCCTCAGTGTTGCTGGTGCCCCATTTCCTACTCATACCTATTCTTTGGTTCTAGAATGTTGTCATACTCTTCCACTATAAAGAATTCCAAGATTCTTTGCACTTGACCCTCAACTGATCTAGTGACTAATCCTGCTCAGCCCTTTGGTTTTCCTGAGAAAGTTTCCAGTAGACTATTAGAGAAACCCAATGGAACTCTCCAGGTAGAGCATGACATGCAGGGAGCCCAGGGCATGTTTATCCTTGGAACCTTAAAGAGGATAGCAAGCCATTAGAAAAGTTGAACTTTTGATCTTGCTCAGCCATGGCATTCCTACACAGTCTCAAGTGCAAAATGGGAAGAACCTACAGATTTTCCTTAGTTATAGGTATCAGGACactcaacaacaataaatagCTTTGCAATATCAAAATAAGCCAAAGATGCAGACATACTTTTTGCCAAGTGCAGAAAGTCCATAAAGCACACCagtggagaaggcaatggcattTCCCAGGAGGGTAGTCAGGGTCAGGCTGATGACAATGGGGAAAACTGCCATCCTATGGAGAAGCAGATAAGAGAActagaaattggggggggggggaatggtcCTTGGAGGTAGGCTCCTCTACGATATTTGCTGGCACAGCTGCCCTACTTTATTTCCAGACCAACTCCACCTCATTCTGATCTTCcatttggagatcatctagtccaaccctcccaTGGGGAAATCAAGACccaggaagaaaatatgaatcacCTAAAATTACATAGCAAATTAGTGGCAAATCTAAGTCCTGTACCTGGATCTCTTGATTCCCAGATCAATCCTCTTTCTACAATGAAGGATCTATTCCTGCCTGTATCCTATACCTAATCATAGTGATAATTTCAGGGTTTCATACTTTTCTGTACACctcatagcacttagcacagagttaAACACCCCAAAGTCCTTCATTAAATATGCAATGGAACagagcagctaggcagcacagtggatggagtaccaagcccagagacaggaggtcgtgggttcaaatgtAGACTAAGATactccctgagcaagtcacttaacttccattacctagcccttactactcttctgccttcaaatcaatacttagtatcaattttaagggcttaaaaaaatgtaatagagCTACTGCTGGTAAGGCCTGTACTTGATCCTCTCAGCACTGAGGCACTCATCTGATTCTGTGCTTGGCCATAGTGTATCTCCATGGTTCTACATCATGGATACATTTTACATGTCTACCATGATTGTAAGCTTGAAAGTAGAGCCTATATCTCATATTCCTCCAActctccacccccacccaccTCCTGCCAGAGTACCTGGCACAGGCTGATCTAGGGCTGAGTTAAGTGCTTAGTGAATACTTAGTGAAGTAATTTCTGCAGAGCATGTATAGGCAAGGGTTAAACTCTTTAGTGAATTAGGGCAAATACTGTTTCAAAGTC is from Gracilinanus agilis isolate LMUSP501 chromosome 2, AgileGrace, whole genome shotgun sequence and encodes:
- the CACFD1 gene encoding calcium channel flower homolog isoform X2, with the protein product MSSLGGETSSGDASSPPPQDDGMMWWYRWLCRLAGVMGGISCAISGLFNCITIHPLNIAAGVWMMMAVFPIVISLTLTTLLGNAIAFSTGVLYGLSALGKKGDAISYARIQQQKQQADEEKLTGTLEGEL